In Trichoderma atroviride chromosome 2, complete sequence, one DNA window encodes the following:
- a CDS encoding uncharacterized protein (EggNog:ENOG41) codes for MKAKNNLKTISPETLNWLKDYDVTWLYGPLQSGKHNTANKTGPPSVSLSKSSSLVNLDKMKDTMNNNKKPILKKRSMSEIMLQRSLSTASLVKQAAAAVHAQEYRSAMRRPQVNRANTDYISLSFSSRRMSQESSSAAATSTDSSSITSPNTERRHIHFNEQVEQCIAVDVKGDDGDDVDVDMDLYGDESDSDDGVMMKRVRSKRRPSTKKRMQKKINAEGKIIAMLPSTTLKYQGEDSPDSQDSAMKHSTRASRSPVLSPSSSQETLRPSKSSTGFFFDEDEDDDDLAPEIQMPTLGWLSPPSESGAGGLHRSTSSNSLLDEPAGMRRTPSGMFMPCEETETSPGEGIFGRVIDTVNTARDIAHVIWNVGWRK; via the exons ATGAAGGCTAAGAACAATCTAAAAACCATTTCCCCAGAGACACTCAACTG GCTAAAAGATTACGACGTCACTTGGCTCTATGGACCTCTTCAATCTGGAAAGCATAATACTGCTAACAAGACTGGGCCCCCAAGCGTCTCATTATCAAAGTCAAGTTCTCTTGTCAACTTGGACAAGATGAAGGATACAATGAACAACAATAAGAAGcccatcttgaagaagaggagcatgTCGGAGATTATGCTCCAGAGGTCACTCTCGACTGCTTCCCTTGTcaagcaggctgctgctgccgtccacGCTCAGGAATATCGCAGTGCCATGCGACGACCACAAGTAAACCGGGCAAACACGGATTACATTTCGCTTTCGTTTTCTTCCAGACGGATGAGCCAAGAAAGTAGCAGTGCCGCCGCTACGTCTACGGATTCATCGAGCATTACATCCCCCAACACCGAACGCAGACATATTCACTTCAACGAGCAGGTAGAGCAGTGCATTGCTGTCGACGTCAAAGGCGACGATGGAGATGACGTGGACGTGGACATGGACCTGTATGGCGACGAAAGCGATTCAGACGATGGTGTCATGATGAAGCGGGTCAGGTCAAAACGACGCCCATCAACAAAGAAACGCatgcagaagaagatcaaTGCTGAAGGCAAGATCATCGCCATGCTTCCGTCTACAACCCTCAAGTACCAAGGAGAAGACAGCCCGGACTCTCAAGATTCAGCTATGAAGCACAGCACACGTGCCTCTCGCAGTCCTGTTCTATCTCCTTCGTCATCACAGGAAACTCTCCGCCCTTCCAAGTCATCTACTGGGTTTTTCttcgacgaagatgaagacgacgatgatctGGCTCCGGAAATTCAGATGCCTACTCTGGGTTGGCTATCTCCACCATCAGAAAGTGGTGCCGGTGGATTGCACAGATCGACATCTTCAAACAGCCTTCTTGACGAGCCAGCGGGCATGCGTCGAACGCCTTCGGGGATGTTTATGCCATGCGAAGAAACCGAGACGTCACCGGGGGAAGGCATTTTTGGCCGAGTCATTGACACTGTCAATACTGCCCGCGACATTGCCCATGTCATCTGGAATGTTGGGTGGCGAAAATAA
- a CDS encoding uncharacterized protein (EggNog:ENOG41) — MAAAVYNQDSDYFKSAPMRRSHSHSNLGSASLAGYHHCGPDLSNPYAHPPTKSFSDSDHSSAPSSPRTAHIESADASYTSTPSSNLSIASDFEETLSIDESPRGPLQPATLYCR; from the coding sequence ATGGCTGCCGCAGTCTACAACCAAGACTCAGACTACTTCAAATCTGCTCCGATGCGGCGCTCACATTCCCACTCCAACCTGGGCAGCGCCTCGCTGGCGGGCTATCACCACTGTGGCCCAGACCTGTCCAATCCCTATGCCCACCCTCCAACCAAGTCTTTTTCGGATTCCGACCATTCCTCGGCGCCCTCATCGCCTCGCACCGCGCATATCGAATCAGCAGATGCGTCCTACACATCCACGCCTTCTAGCAACCTCTCAATAGCCTCGGATTTCGAGGAGACCTTGTCCATAGACGAATCCCCCCGAGGACCACTTCAGCCTGCCACCCTTTACTGCCGATAA
- a CDS encoding uncharacterized protein (EggNog:ENOG41): MGKMRLLQHRSIKTRPARVINNEPDLDLLYYEPYIPEYLARQIFQHLRAELPFYKVEYQIKRGGIETQVRTPRWTTVFGLDETSKFDETGAVAIHGGSYRLQI, from the exons ATGGGCAAGATGAGATT ACTACAACATCGCAGCATCAAAA CTCGCCCTGCTCGGGTCATCAACAACGAGCCAGACTTGGATCTGTTGTATTACGAGCCTTATATTCCCGAATACCTTGCGCGTCAGATCTTTCAGCATTTGCGAGCAGAATTGCCCTTTTATAAAGTAGAGTATCAAATCAAACGAGGAGGCATTGAAACTCAGGTGCGCACGCCAAG ATGGACCACGGTATTCGGACTCGACGAAACCTCAAAGTTTGACGAGACAGGAGCAGTG GCAATCCACGGAGGCAGCTACAGACTGCAAATTTAA
- a CDS encoding uncharacterized protein (TransMembrane:1 (i62-83o)) produces the protein MPMNFENTKAYRADEQLGHSLLSEAQRQAIFKASLPSPNDGSTIVNKPGQAQRRSRLGVRRFIKNQIFVFVFALMHGIFSLYIKSRQTWHGVSYQISSILYYHHATPQYIRRDIMGLTKRPKHLSTILKTEGNHRAKNDLDRLIEETAELATWCACAEIPMLSIYEKSGVLKKHMPRVYEAVIQKFTFYFGAEHPTLSVTSPHQDEFPTRMLEESRHGHLQLHLISYQDGRESIVDLTRTLADMSQRGKISPRDISQELIDAELSEGILPEPDLLILFTPYVELSGYPPWQIRLTEIFCLQDNETFGYQVFLKALRNFASAQFRRGK, from the exons ATGCCCATGAACTTTGAGAACACCAAGGCATACAGAGCCGATGAGCAACTGGGCCATAGCCTTCTATCAGAGGCACAGAGACAGGCTATCTTCAAG GCCTCGCTTCCTTCGCCGAATGATGGATCGACCATCGTGAACAAGCCTGGTCAGGCACAGCGCAGATCGCGACTCGGAGTCCGACGGTTTATAAAAAATCAAATATTTGTCTTTGTATTCGCCCTTATGCatggcatcttctctctctatatCAAATCGCGACAGACATGGCACGGCGTGTCTTATCAGATATCTTCTATTCTCTACTACCACCATGCCACGCCGCAGTATATTCGACGAGACATCATGGGACTGACCAAGAGGCCCAAGCATCTCAGCACAATCTTGAAGACCGAGGGAAATCATAGGGCGAAGAACGACCTCGACCGATTGATTGAGGAGACAGCTGAGCTTGCCACTTGGTGTGCATGTGCAGAGATTCCCATGCTTTCAATATATGAGAAATCAG GTGTCTTGAAGAAGCATATGCCTCGAGTCTATGAGGCCGTCATCCAGAAATTCACTTTCTACTTTGGCGCCGAGCACCCGACACTCTCTGTAACTTCTCCCCACCAGGATGAATTCCCCACTCGTATGCTGGAGGAGAGCAGACATGGACACTTGCAGCTTCATCTGATTTCCTACCAGGATGGAAGAGAGTCTATCGTGGATCTTACGAGAACTCTTGCCGACATGTCGCAACGGGGCAAGATCTCCCCGCGAGATATTTCCCAAGAGCTCATTGACGCCGAGCTATCGGAGGGCATCCTTCCAGAGCCCGACTTGCTGATTCTATTCACTCCTTACGTCGAGCTGTCGGGCTATCCACCGTGGCAAATCCGACTGACTGAGATCTTTTGCCTACAAGACAACGAGACGTTCGGGTACCAAGTGTTTCTAAAGGCTCTGAGAAATTTTGCTTCTGCGCAATTCCGCCGTGGCAAATAA